A single window of Acidobacteriota bacterium DNA harbors:
- the proS gene encoding proline--tRNA ligase: MSNKPKTAITPTREENYPEWYQQVVKAAEMAENSPVRGCMVIKPWGYAIWENIKKALDDRFKATGHENAYFPLFIPLSFIQKEADHVEGFAKECAVVTHHRLKEGPDGGLIPDGELEEPLVVRPTSETIIGEMFAKWIQSYRDLPLLINQWANVVRWELRTRLFLRTTEFLWQEGHTAHATREEAIEEQIRMLGVYAEVAEDVMAMPVLRGHKTPSERFPGAVDSLCIEAMMQDRKALQSGTSHFLGQNFAKASEIKFQSDEGQEEYVWTTSWGVSTRLVGGLVMTHSDDDGLVLPPRVAPQHVVILPVIHNDEVRGEVMDYCRKLKKELEDQRYMGEPVRVHIDDRDLRGGEKTWSWIKKGVPIRLEVGPRDIAKDSVFMGRRDKGAKERSGVPRGEFVQTVAGALEGIQSALLAQAAAFRDANTVTIDSKDDFYDFFTPKSKDAERPEIHGGFALAHWSGDHAEEEQAAKDLSVSIRCIPLDAQEEPGKCVLSGKPSTRRVVWAKAY, from the coding sequence ATGTCGAACAAGCCCAAGACAGCTATTACGCCGACGCGTGAAGAGAATTACCCCGAGTGGTATCAGCAGGTCGTCAAGGCCGCCGAGATGGCCGAGAATTCGCCGGTGCGGGGATGCATGGTCATCAAGCCCTGGGGATACGCCATCTGGGAGAACATCAAGAAGGCCCTCGACGACCGTTTCAAAGCCACCGGACACGAGAACGCTTACTTCCCGCTCTTCATTCCGCTCAGCTTCATCCAGAAAGAGGCCGACCACGTGGAGGGGTTCGCCAAGGAATGCGCCGTGGTCACCCATCACCGCCTTAAAGAGGGGCCCGACGGCGGGCTCATTCCCGACGGCGAGCTTGAGGAGCCGCTGGTGGTGCGTCCCACTTCTGAGACCATCATCGGCGAGATGTTCGCCAAGTGGATCCAGTCCTACCGCGACCTGCCCCTGCTCATCAACCAGTGGGCCAACGTGGTGCGTTGGGAGCTGCGCACCAGGCTGTTTTTGCGCACCACCGAGTTCCTCTGGCAGGAGGGGCATACCGCCCACGCCACCCGCGAGGAAGCCATCGAGGAGCAGATCCGCATGTTGGGCGTCTACGCCGAGGTAGCCGAAGACGTCATGGCCATGCCCGTCCTGAGGGGGCACAAGACGCCCAGCGAACGCTTTCCCGGAGCCGTCGACTCGCTCTGCATCGAAGCCATGATGCAGGACCGCAAGGCATTGCAGTCGGGCACCTCGCATTTCCTGGGACAGAACTTCGCCAAGGCTTCAGAGATCAAGTTCCAGAGCGACGAGGGACAGGAGGAGTACGTCTGGACCACTTCCTGGGGCGTCTCCACGCGCCTGGTGGGCGGACTGGTCATGACCCACAGCGACGACGACGGACTGGTGCTGCCTCCACGCGTGGCTCCCCAGCATGTCGTCATCCTGCCCGTCATCCACAACGACGAGGTGCGCGGCGAGGTCATGGACTACTGCCGCAAGCTCAAGAAGGAACTGGAGGATCAGCGATACATGGGCGAGCCCGTGCGGGTGCACATCGACGACCGCGACCTGCGCGGCGGCGAAAAGACCTGGAGCTGGATCAAGAAGGGCGTCCCCATCCGGCTGGAGGTGGGTCCCCGCGACATCGCCAAGGACTCGGTCTTCATGGGACGGCGGGACAAGGGTGCCAAGGAGCGCTCGGGCGTCCCCCGCGGCGAATTCGTCCAGACGGTGGCCGGGGCGCTGGAAGGCATCCAGTCTGCCTTGCTGGCCCAAGCCGCCGCCTTCCGCGACGCCAACACCGTCACCATCGACTCCAAGGACGACTTCTACGACTTTTTCACGCCCAAGAGCAAGGACGCCGAGCGTCCCGAGATCCACGGCGGATTCGCCCTGGCCCACTGGAGCGGCGACCACGCCGAAGAAGAGCAAGCCGCCAAGGACCTCAGCGTCTCCATCCGCTGCATCCCCCTGGACGCCCAGGAAGAGCCGGGAAAATGCGTCCTCTCCGGCAAGCCCTCCACCCGCCGAGTCGTCTGGGCCAAAGCCTACTAG